The genomic interval TGTCGCTGGAACATGTAATCAGGAAAAGAGAGGACCAGCATCAGCAGGGCAGACTCAATAAGTATTTTCAGGGCGGCAACAGCAATGGCCTGAAGAGACATGAAAAAGGGAACATCAACAAAGCGGACGATTCTATCCATTTCTATTCTGATGTTTATATAGGCAACCAGACCTATTGCAATAACCTTAAAAAAAGTTTTTCCCAGATTGAACAATGCCTCTGCCGAAAAGAAAGACCTCTGAAGAAACTTCGTGAAGTTCGGAACAATCTTGTTTAAATCCGGGGTTATGGTTTTTGTTGTAAACAGGAACCCGACCTGAAGCAGGTTCGCCATGACCGCGGAAAGAAAGGCTATGCCGAATACCGGCAGAGTCAACCGGGCCGCATAACTGACAAAAACCGGAAATATTCCGTTGTCGCCCGTAATGTTAGTTTCAACAGAAATGGTAAAAAAATAGTAGATCATGTCCAGCATTGTTCTCAGGGTATAGGAGCTCAGGAGAGCAATTGCCAGAATCGGAAAAAGCAGAACAATGGCCGCGGAAAATTCGGAAGATTTTGCGACCTTGCCATCCTCCCGGGCCTTCCGTATTTTGTGCTCCGTGGGGTCTTCAGTTCGACCTTCGTCCTCGGCGGCAAACCAGTTAAGGGGTATCTCCCAGGGCTTCAGCGAGGGTTTGTACATGTCCAGCCGGTTGCGAACTAGAAGTACTTGATAAACCCGGCTGAGACTCTCCAGGAAGCTGGTAAATGTATCCGGCATCATACCGCAGCTCCTGTTCCGGTCCTGAACAGCTGCATTATTTCAAGAAAACCGGAATTTAGTATATTCACATAGGTAAAAGTTATAGCCGGCAGAGTAAGAAGAAGGACGATAAACGCAACCCCGATACGTATTGGAAAACCAAGCATAAGCAGATTCATCTGAGGTGCTGCTTTGGCCAGAAGACCTTCTGAAACCGTTACCAGCATCAGGGTACCCATAACGGGGAATGCTATGATCAAAGATTGGGCAAACAGATTGGTCAGCCCTCTTGCCAGCATTGATACTATATACTCCTGCTGCAGTACAAGGTCCACCGCCCGGAAGGCCTGGAACGAACGGTATATTCCTTTAAGGAACAGGTTCATAAATCCGCTTGCAGCAATAAATGCGTACATTGCAAGAAGATTCAAAAATTGTCCCATAAGTGGCAGTTCTATCTGTGCCAGGGGATCAAAAACTACGGAAGCACCAAAACCCATCTGAAATGCGTAAAACTGTCCGGAAATCAAAAGCACCGAATAAATCATGGTAAGAAAAAAACCAATGAGAACACCTATCATGGCCTCTCCGAACATAAGAAGGGCATAGCTCAGACCGTCATTCGGCAGGGGGTATCCAAATCCCTGCACCATAGGAAAAACTGCCAGACTTGTGAACAGGGTAAGGGCTACCCGGGCTACTCCCGGTATTGACGATGACGACATCAGCGGCGCCGTCTGAAACAGGGCAAAAACCCGCGCGAAAATGAGAAGATAAATCTGGGCATTAACAATAGCCTGTTCAAACTCCATCTATCTTTTTATCACCCTTCTTAGAACACCATCTGCGGTATCTGCCGAATAATATCGATTGTATACGCCCGCATGGATCCGAATATGATCGGCCCGAATAAAACCAGAGCCAGAAAAATCGCGATAATCTTGGGAACAAAGGTCAGGGTCTGTTCCTGGATGGATGTAGTAGCCTGAAAAATGGAGATTATCAGCCCCACACCCATACCAATAAGCAGCATGGGAGAAGCAATCAAGAGTACCTGAAATACCGCGTTGCGCATCAGTGCAACGGCGTAACCGATTGACATTTTCCCCTCCCGAAAATAACCAGCGCTGATTCGACAGCGCATAAAGTATCTATAAGAAACTTGCCATAACCTGTTCTGTTATAAGACCCCAGCCATCTACAAGAACAAAAAGAATAAGCTTAAAAGGCATTGAGATCATAACCGGCGGCAGCATTATCATTCCCATGGACATCAATGTTGAAGCAACAACCATGTCAATTATGATAAATGGTATAAACAGCAGAATCCCAATCTTAAAAGCCACGGTCAATTCATGCAGAACAAAGGCAGGTATCAGCACATGTGTTGGAACTTCCGTCGCGTTTGCAGGTCGCGGCAGGTCCGACAAGCGCATGAACAGCTCAATATTGCTGTAATTTCTCTGCATCTGTCTGAACATAAAAAGCCGTAAAGGACCTTCAGCATTGTCATACATCTCTTCAAAGCCAATTTCCCCGCCGGCAAAAGGTACAAAACTGTTTTCATAAATATCCGTAAGGGTTGGCCACATTATGAATATTGTCAGAAAAAGTGCAATTCCCATGAGAACCTGATTCGGCGGGACCTGCTGCAGCGATAATGCACGCTTAATAAAATCAAACACAATCGCTATGCGCAGGAATGCGGTGGTTAGTATTATTATCGAAGGAGACAGTGTAATAACCGCCAGCAGTAAAAGTAACTGCAGCGATAAAGCGACTTCCTGGTTGTCTTCCGCTCCCCGAATTGTGAGATCGACAAACGGAATATTCAAGCCGTCAGCAGGGACATTGACGTTATCCGCTTCCTGGGCTGTCAATACACCGCTACACGTCACCGCGATCAGCAGGATGACGAGTACTTTTTTTTTCATTCCCCCCCCGGTACATCTCTAAACTACCATCAGGTCTATCAGCGTACTTAGAGATTCTTCATCCTTTGTCCCTGGTTCTTGAGAAAGTGAGCTGATGACGAAACCGAATCGTCCCCGCTCTCTTCTCCGCCGGAAAGAAGTCCACCGATGAGCTGCTTAAAGCTCTTTTTCGTAGACGAATCTTCCCGGGCAAGAAAAACATCAATCTCATCACGGCTTTCTTTGTCATCTATTTCCGTTATCAGACTGACACTGTTTTCAGCGGATCCCACTAAAAGGAACCGCCCTCCCAGAGAAATAAGGTGTACACTGCGTGTACTGGAGAGGGATTTTGTGGAGAGGATTCGGATAAGATCGTTATCCGGATATCCTCTTCCTGCCATGCGTTTCAACAGAAAGAATAAACCATAAATAGCCGCGACTACTCCGGCAAGTACAAGGACCATGGATACAAAGCTCCATATCGTCAGGTTCCCGCCGGGTTCTAGCGCTTCTGTAGTGTTGTTTTCCGAAGTTTCCGTATCACCAAAGATAATGCTCTCTTCAGTAATTGGGACTTCGGATCTTTCCGTTTCGGTTTCCGCTTCCTGCGCTGTGAGGCTACCAACCAAAGCCGCTAACAGCAGGAATGCGAGCACATTTTTTTTCAATGTCCCCCCCCAGAGACGTTATATAATAAGCCTACCAATAAAGTCGGCGTTTGTCCAGATTTAACTCCTTATATCATGTCAAATCAGACATTCTTTCCATTGGAGATACAATTTCGGTTACCCGAACTCCAAAATTCTCGTCAATAACCACTACTTCGCCCTTGGCGATCAGTTTATGGTTCACAAGAATGTCCACGGGTTCACCGGCAAGTTTATCCAGTTCGATAATGGTGCCCTCTCCCATGCCCAGGATTTCACGGATAAGCCGTTTTGTACGTCCCAGCTCGACCGTCATTTCCATATAGACATCCATGAGCAGGCCTATATTGCCCTGATCTCCTGCTGATGCCTGTGGATAGAGGTTAGGAAATTGCACAGACTGAACGTTCGGCGGCTGTTGATAATTCATGCTCATTCCCTGCTGCATCTGAGGATATCCCCCGCCCATGGGCTGCTGCATTCCGCCCCCCATCAGGCCCTGGCCCATGCCTCCCCCCATCTGAGCAGACTGCTGTGCCTGAGACGGTGAAGTCTGCGGCGGTTTTACAACATCTGATACTGCAGACAAGGAAAAAATCTCCATCAGCTGGGCCGGCTTTTCCCCTTCTATTGTCACGGGGTAGCTTACCCTCAGAAACCCGTCGCCCGGCAAGGAGATATTCTCTTTGGTCAGCATCTCCGTTTCACCTGGCGTGGTCATCACAGTCTTTCCGACTGAGTCTCCCAGGGTAGTTGCAATTGCTCCTGCCAGGGTGTTGCCGGCCTCAGACAGAGCAGACAATGCTGCCTCATCCAGATCAATCTCATCCTGTCCCATCATTAACCCGGCGATTGTTGTTGCCAGATTAACTGGAAGCAGATAAATGTGTTCCCCTACAACTCCTTCCGAGAATCCTATTCTGGTTACCACCATCTGATCCGGTGCCGAACCGACAAACCCTTCACGGTTCATAAGTTCAACCTCGGGTTTTCCGATGGTTACGCTTTTTCCGATTATGCCGCTCAGATTCGAGGCCTGACTCGATACGGCTCCCGACAGCTTCGAAGCAAAGGCCATCTGCTGTTCCTGGGTAAGCCCGGCGGGAGCGTCGTTTGAACTCTCCTCTCCCCCGAAATCAAATCCGCCGCCGCCCTGCAGCAAAGCATCAATTTCGTCTTGCGATAATGAACCATCACTCATGACTACTCTTCTCCTTCGACGGCGAGCTCTTCGAACTCTTCTTTTTCTATATCCTCAAGTTTCTGGGTTATCTGAACCGCCACTTTGTTCCCTACAAGCCCCGGCCTGCAGAGAAACTTCTTCCGGTTTCCGATCTTCAGTACCATCGGGTCGCTGGTACGGGTATCCTGCAGCCGGATAACATCTCCCATGCGCAGAGACAGTACATCCCGTACAGTAAGATTTATGCTCCCAATTTCGGCTACCACGTTAATATGTACGGTGGACAAGCGTTCCTTAATAATATTAAGGTTTTCCGTTGTTGCCCCGGACCGCACCGTAGAATACATATACTGGGCCGAAAGCTTGGATATGATCGGCTCTATAGTCAGGTAGGGAATACAGAAGTTCATCATTCCCTCTACTTCTCCTACCTTTGTTTCCAGTGTCACCAGCACAACCATTTCTGTAGGCGGAACAATCTGGGCAAATTGCGGGTTAGTCTCTATCTGACCCAGCCGCGGCCGCAGATCAATTACCTGGCTCCATGCCTCACGCAGGTTGCCCAGAATACGGACAATAATGCCCTCCATTACCGATTGCTCGATATCCGAAAGGTCCCGCTGGACCTTTGTTCCTTCTCCCTGACCGCCGAACAGACGATCGATAATGGAGAAAGTGATGGCCGGATCGATCTCCAGAACAGCTGAACCCTTTAATGGATCCATATTAATAATTCCCAGGGTCGTGGGATTTGGAATGGACCGTATAAACTCCTCGTAGGTAAGCTGATCCACTGAGGCCACATGTACGTGTACCATGCTGCGCAACTGTGCAGAGAGGGCAGTCGTGGTAAGACGCGCAAAGGTCTCATGCATTATGGAAACGGTACGGATCTGCTCTTTAGAAAACTTGTCAGGACGCTTGAAGTCATATATTTTGATCTTCCGCTGATCCGCTGCCTGAGAAACCTCTTCGCTTTCGATATCCCCTGTAGAAATTGCCGTTAACAGCTGGTCAATTTCATCCTGGGATAATACCTCGTTCATCCGCTACCCTCTAAACACCGTCTTTGATGCTAAAAATCAAGTATCTGCAGGTCCATAATTATTACTCTTTCAATATTCGGACCAGTAAGTCTGTCGTTAATCAAGGTCTTCAGCTCATTCGTTATCTGGGCCTCATGTCTGGGAGTAAGCTCTGCAGCATTTTTTGTGCTGAAATAGTGGCGTATTTCCGCCTGCAGGGGTGACTGTCGATCGTTCAATTCCGTCTGGATGGTTTTATTATCCTTTTCATAACCAATCTTGACCTTCACAATTACCGTCATCGGTTCGGTATCGGAGGTTCTGGTACGAATCTCTTCTATTCCATCCCACCATTGCAGGATCGGTGCTATACCCTGGTATTCCTGGGAAACCGCGGGAAGCGACTGCTGGGCTGATCCCCGGTTTAGGATCTGCATGGTAATCACGACGACAGTTACAATAAATATTATGGCGGCGAGCCCCATAGCCACCAGCTTGAGGATCTTTACTACGATTTCGGGGAGAAAACCTCCCCTTCCTCCGGAGTCCGGTTCAACACCGCCGGTTACATCATCGTCGCCGAATACGACATCTTCATCTGCCATGTCCACCTACTCCTGAAAAGCGGCATCTACCGCCCTTTCATAAAAAAGTATCAAATAAAAGTTCCTTATGCAAACCCTCATTGCATACCAGCCTACAAGTGTCCGTCACTGAGAATTACAATATCGATACGCCGGTTGTAAGCCCGGCCTTCGGGAGTATCATTTGTCGTCAGTGGGACGGTGTCGGAAAAACCGGCGACCTGAAACTGATCCTCCGGTACGCCGTACTGTACAAGATACTTGAGCGTATTTATTGCCCGTGCAGAAGATAACTCCCAGTTTGTCGGCCACGGTCCAGCAGGATCTGTGGGTGCCGAATCGGTGTGACCCTCTATTCTGAATTTTCGCCCCTCCAGAGAAATAAGCAGTTGAGATACCTTCTGCAGTGTCTCCCGGGTATTTTCTATGTCTATCTCCGCGCTGGCTGGTCGAAAAAACGAGTCTGCAGCCAGACTGATTATAAGTCCCCGTTCATCCTCGGTAACCCTGACTTTTTTTGTCTTGATCTCAGGCTGGAACTGGCTTATAGCCCGTTTTCGGGCCTTATCCAGAGCCCTTCCCTTGTCTACAGAAGGCAGGGTCATGATATTGTTCCCCAGTTCCGCCAGTTCTCCCGCCTGAAGGGTATTCCCCCCTTCCAGCACACCCAGACCGGAAAATGCTGCCAGAATCAGCTTAAGCTGCGAACCATCGACCTCCGCAGTGGTATACATCATTACAAAAAATGTTAGGAGAAGTGTCACCATATCGCCATAGGTAAGCATCCAATCGGCGGCACCTTCGGGACATTTTTTGCATTTCTTCGGCCTTGGCATACCAGCTACAATTCCTATTCGGCGGCAGATTCCGCCATAATCGCCTCTCGTCTAAGGGGAGGCAGAAAACTCAGTAGTTTAACCTCGAGTATCCGAGGGTTATCTCCGGATTGTATGGAGAGGATACCTTCTATCATAATTTCCTTGACCAGGGTTTCCCCTTTGTCCCTGTCTTCAAGCTTTGCTTTTATGGGGATCAATACCAGATTGGCAAAGATTGCACCGTACATTGTTGTAATAAGCGCCAGGGCCATCCCAGATCCTATTGAATCGGCGTCGTTCAGGTTAGCCAGCATGGCGATCAGTCCGGCCAGGGTTCCGATCATGCCAAAGGCCGGTGCTACCTTTCCCCAGAAGTCAAAGAGCTGAATTCCGTCCTGGTGACGCTCCTGAACCTGGTTAAGTTCGTTATAAAGCAGGTTCTTTATTATCTCCGGGTCCGTTCCGTCCACAACCAGCTGAATTCCCTTTTTCATAAATTCCTGGTCGACCTCTTCAAGGTCGTCTTCCAGGGCTAAAAGTCCTTCACGGCGGGCTTTCTCGGAGAAGTTCACCAGGGTGGAGATTATGGCTTCCTCACCCCAATTGGGAACATTAAGAGCATGATTCAGGTAGCGCATCATTCCCAGAACCCGTTGCAGAGGATTCGCTACCATCAGGGCCGCGAAGGATCCGCCGATAACCATAAAAATCGATGGAATATCGACATAGGAAGACAAGCTTCCACCGGAAGTAAAGACTGACATCAGAATCATGACGAATCCGAGTATCAATCCAATAATCGTTCCCAAATCCATTCTTCGGTTACTCCTCGTTCTTAAAGGCCCCTATCAGACGCCGGTACTCAATAATTGAATTCAGAATCGACTGGCGGTCCTCTCGAACTACCAGCCGTTTACCAGACAGCATGATCAGGGTTGTATCCGGATTGGCTTCCATATATTCAATCTGATGGGGATTAACCCAGTAAACCGTTCCGTCCAACCGTGTTACTTCAATCATCTGTGGCCTATTCTAACCTCTTAACGCTTTAAGGTCAAAAGTTCCTGCAGCATCTGATCCGATGTTTGAATCGTCTTGCTGTTCGACTGGAAACCACGCTGCGTTACAATCATATCAGTAAACTGCTCTGCCAGGTCTACATTACTCATCTCCAAAGCACCGGCAATGAACTTTCCCTTCCCGGCAACACCGCTCTCGGAGATATTGGGATCTCCTGAGTTATTGGTCACCATATAGGTGCTTTCACCTGCCTTTTCAAGTCCACCGGGATTTATAAAGCTGGCCAGGGCTACCTGTCCGATGGTACGGTTGGTACCGTTTGAATAGACCCCGGTTATCATTCCCGACTGGTCAATCTTAAATGTCTCCAGATATCCCATGGGGTAACCATTCTGGCTGAACGCCTTGGTAGAGCTTTTTTCCGCGAACTGGGTCATGGAGCTTACCACGCTTCCTACCTCTCCCAGATTCAGATTAAAGGTCTGGCGAAGCACAGCACCTTCCGCATCGGGGTTGGCATCGGGAACATCAAAGGATATCTGTGTCTGCAGCAGCCCGTCTGTCAGTATATCACCCTGAGCATCGGTTACCGACTCCAGGGTACCCAGATTATTAAAATTAACCGTAAAGGTCGCGGTTTCATTATTAGCAGCCCCAACTTCCGCCAGGGTATTTGCTGTGTCCGCTCCAGTCTCATCAGGATTCATGGTAACAACAGCGTCCCAGCTGTTTGGCGCTCCCACGGCCTTGGTAAAGTTTATTCGCATGGTATGGGTATTACCAAAGTCGTCATAGACTGTCTTGTCGATGGTCCAGGTTCCTTGAAGCGCTTCAGCAGGACCTGCATCGGGAGGTATTTCTCCAATCCGTTTGTCCAGGTTACAGGCAAGATAGACTTCGCTGGTTCCTGATGCAGGGTCTTTTCCTCCGACGGGAATGGTTATGTCACCAACATCCGAAGCGGTATTTATCATGGTCAGCCCTTCTACTTCCTGGGCCATCCATCCCTGGACCTTTAATCCGTTCGCCGGATTTACCAGGGTACCCTCTTCGTCAAGACCAAAGGCGCCAGCCCTGGTGTAGACCTCCTGGTCCCCCTCCCGGAGAATAAAGAAACCATTTCCCTGAATCGCGATATCAGTCATTACCCCGGTTGTCTGAAGAGAGCCCTGGGTATGGATGGTATCGATAGCAGCAATGGTCATACCCAGACCGACCTGTTTCGGGTTTACTCCTCCCAGTTCATCGGTAGGGCGGGCGGCTCCAGACATTGTCTGGGACAGCATATCCTGAAAATTCACCCTCCCTTTCTTAAAACCGATGGTATTGACGTTTGAGATGTTGTTACCAATAACATCCATCCGCGTCTGATGATTCTGCAGACCGGAAACACCGGCATAAAGGGACCGCATCATATATTCATATCCTCCTGGCGCATTACCTTTTCAATCTCATCTACACCGTAGTAGATCCCGTTTACAAGTACCTGGGGGAAATCCCGTCCGGATACTGCTTCTACTGTACCACGTATAACCTGGTCACCCCGGATAATCTCCACCTGATGTCCCAGGGTATTCATGGCCTTTGCAGAAGCCATTACTCCGGAGAGCTGAGTGAAAGAACTTGCCATATTGGTCATCTGCTCCAGGGTGGAGAACTGGGCCATCTGGGCAATAAACTCTTTATCCTTCATGGGCTCCGTAGGGTCCTGATGGGTCAACTGGGTCAACAGGATTTTCAGAAAATCGTCCTTGTCCAGTTCCTGCTTCGCCTTTCTGCCGGAATCGATAGTCTTATTCAGCAGATCAACCTGCATCTGTGTTCTGGCCTTGTCGGCGCTGTCCATGGCAGTGGAAATATCCATTGTACTTATCTCCTACACATATACATTGACCCGACTATCGCCGAAGAGATAATCTTCGACCCGGGGTATCTGTTCATCAAAAATCCTGGTCAGTTTTTCCACAGGAACACCTTCCATATTCCGTTCTCTTCGCCGCCCGGAAAACCCTTCTCTCTGTCCTACAGAGACATCGAGCCCGGTGGTCTGAAATCCGTTTTCCCGGAATGCCCGGTTCAGGGCCTCCATGTTCTCCTGAAAAACCTCTCTCACACTATTATTTTCGACAATTATCCGGCCGGCTATATGCCTATTATCAGTCAGATTCAAACGTATTCGAACTTCGCCCAGTTTTTCCGGCTTCAGGATCAAACGAATCTCTCCCTGATCCCGGTCTTTCAGTACAAACTGAGCCTTCTTCAGAATTTCCGCGTTTCCCTCGTCCTTCAAAGCACGGGATAAATCCGCCGCTGCCTGTACAGGCTGGGAATCGCTGCGTGCGATGTTTCCGTCTCCCTTACTCTGAACCGGCTCAAGAACAAGAAACTCCTGCCGACCCGGGTTCTCAGGTTTCGCTGCATCCTGTACGCCCGTGCTGTCGATCTTCCCGGCGACCTTTTCTGAAGACTGCTCGTTTTTTTGCGCCTTTTGCCGCCGTAAATCGATAATTTCAGCTTTTATTGCCTGACTGTTTTCATCTCCGTTTTTTACTCCAGCGCCAGGATCAGGACGGGAAAATCCTTCAGAAGCCTCATCCTTTTGACTGGACTGCCTCTTCGCTCCTTCTGCGACAGCGGCTGAGAGGCTCCCGCTATTCTCTGTATCCCCTTTGACAGGAAAACCGGAACCATTGAGGTTTTCGTCTTTCGACCTGTCTTTTTCGCTCTTTTCGACATCAGACTTCGCCGAATCATTATCGGCTTCTGAAAGTCCATGGGATGCATTTTTAGTGAGGAGTGCAGAATCTTTCAGATTCTTTTTTTCTCTGTTTTCTTTCCCTACTGGTACGGGAATTTCGCCCGATTCACGTTTCGCTGTAATTAACCTGGTTTCTCGATTATCCTTTTCCACTGATTCGGTTCTGTAATTATCATTGTCACTTTTTTTTCCGGAAACAGATTCTTCCGCGTTCTCTCGGGTATCACCGCTGCGCGCAGAATCTTTGTCTGCGCTTGAATCACTTCCCTGATCCTTCGTTTGCGATTTTACCGTATCCTCATCAGATACCCTGCTTTCCTGATCATCCCTCTGTACGGCAGCTTTTGGCTGAAGATCACTGTCCCGCTGTTCAGCCTCCTGCTGTACGGATGACCCGCCCCTGTCTTCTTCGGCCCGAGTCAGATATTCGCCAAAAGAAGGTCCTTCAACCTCCGGCCCTTGCGGAGAGAAATCCGCGGGTCGTGAGTTGTAGGAGAGAATCTCTACCGGGCTTATCATCTTTTTGTATCATCCTCCTTGAACCTCCGGTTTTTTGAGCATCTTGCGGTTTAAAACCGCGGCTCTGTCCGCAGGCATCAGGGATAACCAGTACGACACAACCGAAGCGTCTCCCGCTTCCCGGGCAAGCTGTTCGGTCATACGCAGAATGTCAATAACATCCTGGTCATCCATTGCAACGAGCCTTTCAACAGCCGCCTCCGGGGGCATCCCGGTAAAGTATTCTGCAGCTTGTCGCAGGTTCGCATTCTTATTTTCGTACTGTTTTACAATTTCATTGAACGATTTTTCCCGATCTTCAAGAGCCTTTTCCCTTTCTTCAAGGGCTTCAACCATTTGGAGGAGTTCTTCCTCCTTGGCAGACAGCAGCTCTTCCTGTTCAAAAAGAGCGTCCTCTCGTCTCTCAAGCTCTTCCCAGCGCTTTTCAATTCGCGCTTCGTCAAGCATGAGAACGGATCCGTCATCAGGAACCTTTTCGGGAGTTTCCATCCCCAGAAGGTTAAAAACCGGTCTTAATTGTTCACGGACATTTACTATTCCCAGATGATCGAACCAGAGTAATCCGCCGAGGAGTAGAATCCCTATCAACAGGACAAGGACGATAATTCTATATCCTGCATTCACCTTTGCCATTACTCTTTTCCTCCCGCTTCTATCCGGCGCGCGGCTGCGCTGCTGTTCAGATCGTCCTGTTTCACGAACTCATTTTTACGCTGCTCGCGG from Marispirochaeta sp. carries:
- a CDS encoding flagellar basal body-associated protein FliL yields the protein MADEDVVFGDDDVTGGVEPDSGGRGGFLPEIVVKILKLVAMGLAAIIFIVTVVVITMQILNRGSAQQSLPAVSQEYQGIAPILQWWDGIEEIRTRTSDTEPMTVIVKVKIGYEKDNKTIQTELNDRQSPLQAEIRHYFSTKNAAELTPRHEAQITNELKTLINDRLTGPNIERVIIMDLQILDF
- a CDS encoding flagellar biosynthetic protein FliO; translation: MKKNVLAFLLLAALVGSLTAQEAETETERSEVPITEESIIFGDTETSENNTTEALEPGGNLTIWSFVSMVLVLAGVVAAIYGLFFLLKRMAGRGYPDNDLIRILSTKSLSSTRSVHLISLGGRFLLVGSAENSVSLITEIDDKESRDEIDVFLAREDSSTKKSFKQLIGGLLSGGEESGDDSVSSSAHFLKNQGQRMKNL
- the flgE gene encoding flagellar hook protein FlgE; translated protein: MMRSLYAGVSGLQNHQTRMDVIGNNISNVNTIGFKKGRVNFQDMLSQTMSGAARPTDELGGVNPKQVGLGMTIAAIDTIHTQGSLQTTGVMTDIAIQGNGFFILREGDQEVYTRAGAFGLDEEGTLVNPANGLKVQGWMAQEVEGLTMINTASDVGDITIPVGGKDPASGTSEVYLACNLDKRIGEIPPDAGPAEALQGTWTIDKTVYDDFGNTHTMRINFTKAVGAPNSWDAVVTMNPDETGADTANTLAEVGAANNETATFTVNFNNLGTLESVTDAQGDILTDGLLQTQISFDVPDANPDAEGAVLRQTFNLNLGEVGSVVSSMTQFAEKSSTKAFSQNGYPMGYLETFKIDQSGMITGVYSNGTNRTIGQVALASFINPGGLEKAGESTYMVTNNSGDPNISESGVAGKGKFIAGALEMSNVDLAEQFTDMIVTQRGFQSNSKTIQTSDQMLQELLTLKR
- the fliP gene encoding flagellar type III secretion system pore protein FliP (The bacterial flagellar biogenesis protein FliP forms a type III secretion system (T3SS)-type pore required for flagellar assembly.) encodes the protein MKKKVLVILLIAVTCSGVLTAQEADNVNVPADGLNIPFVDLTIRGAEDNQEVALSLQLLLLLAVITLSPSIIILTTAFLRIAIVFDFIKRALSLQQVPPNQVLMGIALFLTIFIMWPTLTDIYENSFVPFAGGEIGFEEMYDNAEGPLRLFMFRQMQRNYSNIELFMRLSDLPRPANATEVPTHVLIPAFVLHELTVAFKIGILLFIPFIIIDMVVASTLMSMGMIMLPPVMISMPFKLILFVLVDGWGLITEQVMASFL
- the motB gene encoding flagellar motor protein MotB, whose protein sequence is MPRPKKCKKCPEGAADWMLTYGDMVTLLLTFFVMMYTTAEVDGSQLKLILAAFSGLGVLEGGNTLQAGELAELGNNIMTLPSVDKGRALDKARKRAISQFQPEIKTKKVRVTEDERGLIISLAADSFFRPASAEIDIENTRETLQKVSQLLISLEGRKFRIEGHTDSAPTDPAGPWPTNWELSSARAINTLKYLVQYGVPEDQFQVAGFSDTVPLTTNDTPEGRAYNRRIDIVILSDGHL
- the fliM gene encoding flagellar motor switch protein FliM; translation: MNEVLSQDEIDQLLTAISTGDIESEEVSQAADQRKIKIYDFKRPDKFSKEQIRTVSIMHETFARLTTTALSAQLRSMVHVHVASVDQLTYEEFIRSIPNPTTLGIINMDPLKGSAVLEIDPAITFSIIDRLFGGQGEGTKVQRDLSDIEQSVMEGIIVRILGNLREAWSQVIDLRPRLGQIETNPQFAQIVPPTEMVVLVTLETKVGEVEGMMNFCIPYLTIEPIISKLSAQYMYSTVRSGATTENLNIIKERLSTVHINVVAEIGSINLTVRDVLSLRMGDVIRLQDTRTSDPMVLKIGNRKKFLCRPGLVGNKVAVQITQKLEDIEKEEFEELAVEGEE
- the fliY gene encoding flagellar motor switch phosphatase FliY produces the protein MSDGSLSQDEIDALLQGGGGFDFGGEESSNDAPAGLTQEQQMAFASKLSGAVSSQASNLSGIIGKSVTIGKPEVELMNREGFVGSAPDQMVVTRIGFSEGVVGEHIYLLPVNLATTIAGLMMGQDEIDLDEAALSALSEAGNTLAGAIATTLGDSVGKTVMTTPGETEMLTKENISLPGDGFLRVSYPVTIEGEKPAQLMEIFSLSAVSDVVKPPQTSPSQAQQSAQMGGGMGQGLMGGGMQQPMGGGYPQMQQGMSMNYQQPPNVQSVQFPNLYPQASAGDQGNIGLLMDVYMEMTVELGRTKRLIREILGMGEGTIIELDKLAGEPVDILVNHKLIAKGEVVVIDENFGVRVTEIVSPMERMSDLT
- the fliQ gene encoding flagellar biosynthesis protein FliQ, with amino-acid sequence MSIGYAVALMRNAVFQVLLIASPMLLIGMGVGLIISIFQATTSIQEQTLTFVPKIIAIFLALVLFGPIIFGSMRAYTIDIIRQIPQMVF
- a CDS encoding flagellar FlbD family protein, coding for MIEVTRLDGTVYWVNPHQIEYMEANPDTTLIMLSGKRLVVREDRQSILNSIIEYRRLIGAFKNEE
- a CDS encoding motility protein A, which translates into the protein MDLGTIIGLILGFVMILMSVFTSGGSLSSYVDIPSIFMVIGGSFAALMVANPLQRVLGMMRYLNHALNVPNWGEEAIISTLVNFSEKARREGLLALEDDLEEVDQEFMKKGIQLVVDGTDPEIIKNLLYNELNQVQERHQDGIQLFDFWGKVAPAFGMIGTLAGLIAMLANLNDADSIGSGMALALITTMYGAIFANLVLIPIKAKLEDRDKGETLVKEIMIEGILSIQSGDNPRILEVKLLSFLPPLRREAIMAESAAE
- the flhB gene encoding flagellar biosynthesis protein FlhB codes for the protein MMPDTFTSFLESLSRVYQVLLVRNRLDMYKPSLKPWEIPLNWFAAEDEGRTEDPTEHKIRKAREDGKVAKSSEFSAAIVLLFPILAIALLSSYTLRTMLDMIYYFFTISVETNITGDNGIFPVFVSYAARLTLPVFGIAFLSAVMANLLQVGFLFTTKTITPDLNKIVPNFTKFLQRSFFSAEALFNLGKTFFKVIAIGLVAYINIRIEMDRIVRFVDVPFFMSLQAIAVAALKILIESALLMLVLSFPDYMFQRHQHRESLKMTKQELKEERKMTEGDPLIKSRLRERMQQILSQNMMRAVPEADVVITNPTHYAIALQWKRDTMAAPAVSAKGQDNMALRIREIARDNNIPVIENKPLARALYAEVEIGDEIPETYYEVTAIILAQVYGMAGREREVG
- a CDS encoding flagellar biosynthetic protein FliR, with product MEFEQAIVNAQIYLLIFARVFALFQTAPLMSSSSIPGVARVALTLFTSLAVFPMVQGFGYPLPNDGLSYALLMFGEAMIGVLIGFFLTMIYSVLLISGQFYAFQMGFGASVVFDPLAQIELPLMGQFLNLLAMYAFIAASGFMNLFLKGIYRSFQAFRAVDLVLQQEYIVSMLARGLTNLFAQSLIIAFPVMGTLMLVTVSEGLLAKAAPQMNLLMLGFPIRIGVAFIVLLLTLPAITFTYVNILNSGFLEIMQLFRTGTGAAV